TCCGGCAGCGCGCTGCAGTTGATGGCCACCAGCGGCCCGTCCTTGCGCCGCGAGCGCCGGTGCAGCGCTCGCGCCACCAGCTCCTTGCCCGTGCCGCTCTCGCCCGTGACGAGCACGGAGATGTCGGTGCCGGCCACGCGCTCCAGCAAGTCATACACCTCGCGCATGGGAGCGCTGGTGCCCAGCAGGTCCTCGAACCGTCGTGTCTGGTCCACCGTGCGCCGCAGCCGGGCTACCTCCTCGCGCAGGGCGCGCAGCTGCACCGCGCGCTCCAGCGTGAGCCCCAGGGCCGCGAAGTCCAGCGGCTTGGTGATGAAGTCATACGCGCCCGCTCGAATGGCCGCCACCGCCCGCTCGATGCTGCCGTGGGCAGTCATGATGACGATGGGCAGCTCGGGGTGGCGCTCGACGACCTGGCGGCACAGCTCGATGCCATTCATTCCACCGAGCTGTAGATCAGACACCAGTACGTCTGGCAGCTCTTGCGCCAGGCGCCCGAGCGCCGCATCCGCGGTGGTGACGACAGACACCTCGAAGCCTCGGCGGCGGAGCTGAGGGCTGATGAGCGCTCCCAGCTCCACATCGTCATCCACGACCAGGATCTTGGGGGCCATGCCTCACCGTGCCGGACTCTCAGCGCCGGCTTCTCCTCTGCCACTGGATACCACGTCGAACAATCCGGGGTCCCGCCTCATCCGCGGAGAAAAGACAGACAGGGAGTGGGCGTGAAGCAAATCCGCCAGCCACGAGCGCATCCAGCCAGACAGCCAGGAGCGGCCCTGATCCGTGGTGGACGGTGAGCGAGGGGCCTCGGGCACGAGCGAGGGGTCGCTGGAGAGGCTCTGCAAGGTTTCCGCCTGCCGCAGGAGCGGCTCCATGGCTTCGGTGATGGAATTGCGCGTGCCTGGCAGCTTGGGGAGGATTCTCAGACACGGCTCCTTCCAGCCCATCATCTCCAGGAGCACGGGCAGTCCCTCTCGTCCCTCACCGCAGGCATGGGTGAGCTGGCCGAAGGTGAGGTGGAGCTCCGCGGTGTGCTCGCCGGCGCTCACCTCCAGCACGTGGGTCTGCCGCTGCTCGAAGCAGTAGCGGAGGAACTCGACCAGCGTCACGCCGTGCCGCATGGCGTTGCTCGAGGCTCGCGACGCGTGGAGCTCCTGGCAACCCCGGGACGGGCGGCTCGAGGACAGCGGGCATGCAATCCCTCGCCCAGGCGCGAGGACATAGTGCAGGGGCTGCTGCGCGCCAGGGGCGCTGGCCAGGACGATGGGCAGCTCGAAGCCGTGGTCCATCAGGTAGGACAGGAAGTGGAAGCCATCCATCACCGGCATTCGCAGCTCGGAGAGCATCCGCTCCGCCTGCCCCCCCCCACGCCTTCCGCGCCGCCCTGCTTCCACGGTCGGTCATCTTCAGCGAGAGCTCGTCCTGGTGCAGATCGAAGCCACCTCGCATCCCGGCATTCACCTGCACGTCGTCGGTCTCGGACAGCTGGAGGCAGTTCATCGTGGCGGCTCCTCGCGGTGTGTGCCCCTCTCCGTAGAGCAACTCCGGTGCCGCCGACTGCTTGATGGCCAACCCCTTGGATCCTGGGCCTCTGGCCCGATCTCCCGGGTCCGAGGCGTCTTCCCCGGGTGGCATGGCTGCTGTTTTTTGCCACCGCTGTTCCGGACAGCCAGGGGTATTCCGCTACGGACGCTCCGGGGCCGAGGCTCCGCGCCCCTCAGGCGATCTCGATGCGGTTGCGGCCGTTGGCCTTGGCTCGGTAGAGCCGCTCGTCGGCGCGCTTGACGAGCTCCTCCAGCTGGACGCCGTCGTCGGGGACCACGGCCAGGCCCGCGCTGAACGTCACCTGGAAGCGCTCGCCCTTGTCGCCCTCGAAGGTGTGCCGGGAGAGCTCGGCGGCGGTGCGTGCCAGGATGTCCCGGGCGTTCTGCGCGGACTCTCCCATGAGCGCGAGCACGAACTCCTCGCCTCCCCAGCGACCTCGCACGTCCTCCTTGCGGAAGCGCGTGAGCAGCAGCCGTCCCAGCGTCGCCAGGACGCGGTCGCCGGCCAGGTGCCCGAACCGGTCGTTCACCTTCTTGAAGTGGTCCACGTCCAGCAGGCACAGCGCCAGCGGCTTGCGCCAGCGCTGGGTCTCGCCCAGCCGGGTGTGGAGCTGCTCCAGGAAGGGGCGGCGCATCAGCAGGCCGGTGAGCGCGTCCCGCTCCGCGCGCTCGCGCGCCAGGCGCCCGCGCTCCAGCCGCGCCTGGACCCGGGCCAGCAGCTCCTCGCGCATCACGGGCTTGGAGAGGTAGTCGTCCGCGCCCGCCCGGAAGGCCGCGACGCGGAACTCGTCCGCCACCAGTCCGGTATGCAGGAGGATGGGCAGCTCCTGCCAGGCGGGCATGGAGCGTACGATGCGGCACAGGTCCAACCCGCTCAGCCCCGGCATCTCCACGTCCATCAGCAGCAGGTCCGGGCGGTGCTCGGTGAGCGCCTCGAGCAGGCGGTAGGGGTCCGACAGGCTCACCACCTCGATGTGCTCGCTGGCCAGGGTGCGGGTGAGGGCGCGCAGCGCCAGCGGGTCGTCATCCAGCGCCAGCACGCGCGAGCGCTCGGGCCGCCGGGCCGCCACCATCCGCTCGACGGCGCCCATGAACTCCAGCGGGCTGAACGGCTGTGACAGGTACAGCGAGGCGCCCGCGTGGGCCGCCGCCACGCGGTGCTCCAGCGCGCCGTCCGAGGAGAAGAAGGTGAGGGGCAGGCCATTGTGGGCCCCGCTCTCGCCGCGCAGCTGCGCCGCCAGCTCGAAGCCGCCCTGGGGTGCCCCGGCATGCACGTGCAGCAGCACGCCATCCACCCAGTGCTGCTGCGCGATGGTCATGGCGTCTTCCGCGCTGCGGGCGGGCAGCACGCGGACCAGGCGCTCACGGCCCATCCGCTCCACCTCCGCCAGCCAGCGCGGATCGTCATCCACCACCAGCACCGTGCCGAGGACGCTGTGAGACGTCTCGTCCGGAGGCGAGGACAGCGTCGCGGCGGCCAGCAATTCCTGGAGCGCGGAGTGCACCGCGCCCCAGCTGCCGTCCCCGTCCCGGAGCTGGAGCAGCTGCTTCTCCACCTGTCCGGCCGCCAGGCTCACCTGGGCGAAGCCGTAGGAGCCCGCCGTGCCGTGGAGCTTGTGGGCCAGCTTGAGGCTCTCCTCCATCGCCTCGGGGACACCCAGCTGGGCCCGCTCCACCGCGTCCGCCAGCTCCTGGTGCTTCTCGCGCAGGCGCGCGCCGTACTCGGCGCTCAGCGCGGCGATGGCGGCGGCGAGGTCATCGTCCGCCACCGCCTCCGGCGTCTTCTGGTCCTTGGCGGCCAGCACCTGCTCCACCCAGACGAGCAGCTCGTGCGGCGTGTAGGGCTTGTGGAGGATGCGGGCCACCCCCAGCTGCTTGGTGAGCAGCTCGTGGCTCTTGAGATCCCTCCAGAAGGCGGAGGCGAAGAGGATGGGCAGCTGGGGCAGGGTCTGCCGGACCTCCTGGATGTAGCTGGCGCCCGTCATGCCCGGCAGCTGTCCGTCCACGATGGCCGCGTCCACCGGCGTGTCGGCCAGGATGGAGCGGGCCTCGTGGGCACTGCGGGCGGACTTCACTTCGTAGCCCCGCTCGTGCAGGTACGTGGAGACGAGCGACTGCAGATCCTCGTCGTCCTCGAGGAAGAGCAGGGTCCTCTTGCCAGTCATGAGGTGACCTTTCCTGAAGCCATCCCTGAAGCCATCCATGTCGCCATCGCCGGAGCCGCGGCTCAATCCGAGGGTAGCAGCCGCTTGATCTCCGAGGGCAGCGTCAGGGGATCGAATGGCTTGCCAATCACGCCAATCGCTCCCAGCTCCAGGTAGCGCGCCACCTCCTGCTTCTGGATCTTCGCCGTCATGAAGATGATGGGCAGGTTCGCGGTGGCTTCCTGGGCGCGCAGCTTGCCGAAGGTGGTCGGACCATCCAGCCCGGGCATCTGCACATCCAGCAGGATGAGGTCTGGCTGCTCGCTGGCGGCCTTCGTCACGGCCTCGGTCCCCGACGCGGCCAGTACCGTCTGCCAGCCCCCCACACGGCTGAGGCTGAGCTGCCCGATGGTGCGAATGTCATCCTCGTCATCCACCAGCAGCACCTTGCGAATCAACATGGCCCGTTTCCTCCACGTCGCGAGTGGGACTCCCCGAGGGAGCCTCGAGGGTGCTTCCACACCGCTGCAACTTTCCACTGGGCGACATTAGAGCTCCTAGGCAAGTTGGATGCCGAGCCCCTCAAACCTGTCAAACCCTGGAAATGACTGGATGTCTGGGTGCGTCAAGGAGGGCGCCCGGGCAGTCAAGGGTGTGCACTGGGGCAATTTGCGACATGGAGCGGAGGGAGGGGAATGCCTGTGATTTCAGGCGCATGGTCTCCCGGAGGTGGGGAGTGTGGCGTCTTGCCTCAGCAGGGGGGCAGGCAGGTGTGGCGCGGCGGGGCTACTCCCAGGATATTTCGAAGCGGCAGTCCAGGGGGCCCAGGGGCGTGCTCTGGACGGAGACGGCCTGCGGGTGGAGCAGCTCCATCGCCGTCCGGATGGCGCCCTCGTGGTACGTGGTCGGCATGAAGTCTCGCTTCATGTCGAGCAGGCAGCTCCGTGGCCCCGTCCACTGCACGGAGCGCTCGCCGTAGCTCACCGCCGTGCGGAAGAGGACGGGCAGGTTGGTCAGCAGCCGCCGCTCGTCCGTGCCCGAGAAGCTCAGGAATGTCCTGCCGGCCATGGAGGCCAGGAAGTCCTTCATCCCGCGCTGCCCCAGCTGGAAGAGCGCATCATCGAAGTCTTGCCGGCGGTAGCTGAGAGCTTGCGCGGCCGTGAAGGTGAGCCGGAGGAAGTCGAAGACGGAGTAGCTGAAGAAGTCGAAGAAGCGGGCCTGGCTGATCGTCGAGCGGCAGCGCCGCGCCGCCTCCTCGCCCGTGACGGTGCGCACCAGATCCAGCACGCCATTGAAGAACAGTCCGCGCACCGTGTCCGCCGCCGTCGCCCGGTCCAGCCGCTCCTTGAGGCTCAGCCTCGCCAGCGCTGGCATTGCCCTCTCCGCATTCAACCCAGACGTCATCATGATGGTCCTCCCAGCCACGCAAGCCATACGCCCTCCGAGAGCAACCGGGATGCCACGGCGGGCGAGCGTCCATGCGGTTGGGATGTCGAGGCCTTGCCCGGTCCACGCCGCTCGCGGCTGTGGTGCCCTGCGACGGAGAGGAGCGGAACGCGTCAGACCCTGGCTGAAAGG
The DNA window shown above is from Hyalangium gracile and carries:
- a CDS encoding response regulator, producing MLSELRMPVMDGFHFLSYLMDHGFELPIVLASAPGAQQPLHYVLAPGRGIACPLSSSRPSRGCQELHASRASSNAMRHGVTLVEFLRYCFEQRQTHVLEVSAGEHTAELHLTFGQLTHACGEGREGLPVLLEMMGWKEPCLRILPKLPGTRNSITEAMEPLLRQAETLQSLSSDPSLVPEAPRSPSTTDQGRSWLSGWMRSWLADLLHAHSLSVFSPRMRRDPGLFDVVSSGRGEAGAESPAR
- a CDS encoding response regulator, whose amino-acid sequence is MTGKRTLLFLEDDEDLQSLVSTYLHERGYEVKSARSAHEARSILADTPVDAAIVDGQLPGMTGASYIQEVRQTLPQLPILFASAFWRDLKSHELLTKQLGVARILHKPYTPHELLVWVEQVLAAKDQKTPEAVADDDLAAAIAALSAEYGARLREKHQELADAVERAQLGVPEAMEESLKLAHKLHGTAGSYGFAQVSLAAGQVEKQLLQLRDGDGSWGAVHSALQELLAAATLSSPPDETSHSVLGTVLVVDDDPRWLAEVERMGRERLVRVLPARSAEDAMTIAQQHWVDGVLLHVHAGAPQGGFELAAQLRGESGAHNGLPLTFFSSDGALEHRVAAAHAGASLYLSQPFSPLEFMGAVERMVAARRPERSRVLALDDDPLALRALTRTLASEHIEVVSLSDPYRLLEALTEHRPDLLLMDVEMPGLSGLDLCRIVRSMPAWQELPILLHTGLVADEFRVAAFRAGADDYLSKPVMREELLARVQARLERGRLARERAERDALTGLLMRRPFLEQLHTRLGETQRWRKPLALCLLDVDHFKKVNDRFGHLAGDRVLATLGRLLLTRFRKEDVRGRWGGEEFVLALMGESAQNARDILARTAAELSRHTFEGDKGERFQVTFSAGLAVVPDDGVQLEELVKRADERLYRAKANGRNRIEIA
- a CDS encoding response regulator, whose translation is MLIRKVLLVDDEDDIRTIGQLSLSRVGGWQTVLAASGTEAVTKAASEQPDLILLDVQMPGLDGPTTFGKLRAQEATANLPIIFMTAKIQKQEVARYLELGAIGVIGKPFDPLTLPSEIKRLLPSD
- a CDS encoding DUF2378 family protein translates to MPALARLSLKERLDRATAADTVRGLFFNGVLDLVRTVTGEEAARRCRSTISQARFFDFFSYSVFDFLRLTFTAAQALSYRRQDFDDALFQLGQRGMKDFLASMAGRTFLSFSGTDERRLLTNLPVLFRTAVSYGERSVQWTGPRSCLLDMKRDFMPTTYHEGAIRTAMELLHPQAVSVQSTPLGPLDCRFEISWE